A genomic region of Microlunatus sagamiharensis contains the following coding sequences:
- a CDS encoding nucleoside deaminase, which translates to MRLALDRARLAVGSGDVPVGAVVLDPAGEVVAAAGNERELTQDPTAHAEVLALRRAAEAAGTWRLDGHTLVATLEPCTMCAGALVLARVERCVFGAYDPKAGAVASLFDVLRDPRLNHRVDVRGGIMEAECSAVLLDFFSGHRRVGTD; encoded by the coding sequence ATGCGGCTCGCGCTCGACCGGGCCCGGCTGGCCGTCGGCTCCGGGGACGTGCCGGTGGGGGCCGTCGTGCTCGACCCGGCCGGGGAGGTCGTGGCGGCCGCGGGCAACGAGCGCGAGCTCACGCAGGACCCGACCGCCCACGCCGAGGTGCTCGCGCTGCGGCGGGCGGCCGAGGCCGCGGGCACCTGGCGCCTGGACGGGCACACGCTGGTCGCGACGCTCGAGCCCTGCACCATGTGTGCGGGAGCCCTTGTGCTCGCGCGGGTCGAGCGGTGCGTGTTCGGCGCGTACGACCCCAAGGCAGGGGCGGTGGCGTCGCTGTTCGACGTGCTGCGCGACCCCCGGCTCAACCACCGCGTCGACGTGCGCGGCGGGATCATGGAGGCCGAGTGCTCGGCCGTCCTGCTCGACTTCTTCTCCGGCCACCGGAGGGTTGGGACGGATTAG
- the pdxA gene encoding 4-hydroxythreonine-4-phosphate dehydrogenase PdxA, translating to MTDTSPLPVLALTLGDVAGIGPEITAKTLLLHPELREVCVPVVVGDADAMRAGAVRAGLDPDTVRVVEDPRATSNDPGTIELWQTGPSLADVVVGELSPVAGDGAYRFVVEACRLAREGQVDGIVTAPLNKAAMQAGGHKWPGHTELLAHEFGVDNYSLVLSAGDLYFFHLTAHVSLERAITDTTPERTDDIFTLASAFTRALGRPDEAIGLCGLNPHAGENRIFGDEDADVLAPAVERARARGINAHGPIPADALIPAAVRGKWNVVIACYHDQGHAPFKAVYGDDGVNITIGLPVVRVSVDHGTAFDIAGQGIAREASLVLSCRRAAELAPGWGDVWEAARQSQAVSA from the coding sequence ATGACCGACACCTCCCCCCTGCCCGTGCTCGCCCTGACCCTCGGCGACGTCGCCGGCATCGGGCCCGAGATCACCGCCAAGACGCTGCTGCTGCACCCCGAGCTGCGCGAGGTGTGCGTGCCCGTCGTCGTCGGGGACGCGGACGCCATGCGGGCGGGAGCGGTGCGCGCCGGGCTCGACCCGGACACCGTCCGGGTCGTCGAGGACCCGCGGGCCACCAGCAACGACCCCGGCACCATCGAGCTCTGGCAGACCGGGCCGTCGCTCGCCGACGTCGTCGTGGGCGAGCTGAGCCCCGTCGCCGGCGACGGGGCGTACCGCTTCGTCGTCGAGGCCTGCCGCCTGGCGCGCGAGGGACAGGTGGACGGCATCGTCACCGCGCCGCTCAACAAGGCGGCGATGCAGGCCGGCGGGCACAAGTGGCCCGGCCACACCGAGCTGCTGGCGCACGAGTTCGGCGTGGACAACTACAGCCTCGTCCTGTCGGCCGGCGACCTCTACTTCTTCCACCTCACCGCGCACGTCTCGCTGGAGCGGGCGATCACCGACACCACGCCCGAGCGCACCGACGACATCTTCACCCTGGCGTCGGCCTTCACCCGCGCCCTCGGCCGGCCGGACGAGGCCATCGGCCTGTGCGGGCTCAACCCCCACGCCGGTGAGAACCGGATCTTCGGCGACGAGGACGCCGACGTCCTCGCCCCCGCCGTCGAGCGGGCCCGCGCGCGCGGGATCAACGCGCACGGCCCGATCCCGGCCGACGCGCTCATCCCCGCCGCCGTGCGCGGCAAGTGGAACGTGGTCATCGCCTGCTACCACGACCAGGGGCACGCGCCCTTCAAGGCGGTCTACGGCGACGACGGCGTCAACATCACCATCGGCCTGCCCGTCGTGCGGGTCTCGGTCGACCACGGCACGGCCTTCGACATCGCCGGGCAGGGCATCGCCCGGGAGGCGAGCCTGGTGCTGTCCTGCCGTCGGGCGGCCGAGCTCGCGCCCGGCTGGGGCGACGTGTGGGAGGCTGCGCGGCAGAGCCAGGCCGTCTCGGCCTGA
- a CDS encoding DNA/RNA non-specific endonuclease, protein MTTSPAAPNAYDPWFLGTPLALPGTPEGVETVELPFTHFTVVLAPERRLAVLTAVNVDGARLLDIDRGDDWHLDERVGVDAQTGPEVYARNDLDRGHLVRRRDPVWGDRAVAQQANVDTFSYVNAAPQAALFNQGELLWSGLEDYVLEHARTYAARLTVLTAPVFGDDDPPYRGTRVPRRFWKIAAWNAGEETEPVLAATAYVLDQSTQLDAIDLSDAGRAAAAPPDLGAYLTYQVPVVDVGTLTGLDLGPLVEADRLPVPVGARPADLGRGSAELDARWTRLTRVSDVTL, encoded by the coding sequence ATGACCACGAGCCCCGCAGCCCCGAACGCGTACGACCCCTGGTTCCTCGGCACGCCGCTGGCCCTGCCCGGCACGCCCGAGGGCGTCGAGACGGTCGAGCTGCCCTTCACCCACTTCACGGTGGTGCTGGCGCCCGAGCGGCGGCTGGCCGTCCTCACGGCGGTCAACGTCGACGGCGCCAGGCTGCTCGACATCGACCGCGGCGACGACTGGCACCTCGACGAGCGGGTGGGGGTCGACGCGCAGACCGGCCCGGAGGTCTACGCCCGCAACGACCTCGACCGCGGGCACCTCGTCCGCCGCCGCGACCCGGTGTGGGGAGACCGCGCGGTCGCGCAGCAGGCGAACGTGGACACGTTCAGCTACGTCAACGCCGCGCCCCAGGCCGCGCTGTTCAACCAGGGCGAGCTGCTGTGGTCGGGGTTGGAGGACTACGTCCTCGAGCACGCCCGCACGTACGCGGCTCGCCTCACCGTCCTGACCGCGCCGGTCTTCGGCGATGACGACCCGCCCTACCGCGGCACCCGCGTCCCGCGCCGCTTCTGGAAGATCGCGGCCTGGAACGCCGGCGAGGAGACCGAGCCGGTGCTCGCCGCGACGGCGTACGTGCTCGACCAGTCCACGCAGCTCGACGCGATCGACCTGAGCGACGCCGGGCGCGCGGCCGCGGCACCGCCGGACCTCGGGGCCTACCTGACCTACCAGGTCCCGGTGGTCGACGTCGGGACGCTGACCGGTCTCGACCTCGGGCCGCTCGTCGAGGCCGACCGGCTGCCGGTGCCGGTCGGGGCGCGTCCCGCCGACCTCGGCCGGGGCTCGGCGGAGCTCGACGCGCGGTGGACGCGCCTGACGCGCGTCTCCGACGTCACGCTCTGA
- a CDS encoding tRNA adenosine deaminase-associated protein, which produces MAGFDDEEYVSFEEADKPGVATPDADDPDDSDPDDDLEDAAEDEIDYVLAAYREDGQLHVQALDDELANDLDGLIDQLRRLPGDAGALGFVSLVDEVFVVLRVRGQHVQAILSDSAAAADFPIAHDVLDFLGEDLDLDQLDDEDGELVGDLEMLADLGLSEFDLSRIVDDLDLGSDQMLGTIADRININPDFSRATEAAFRD; this is translated from the coding sequence ATGGCGGGGTTCGACGACGAGGAGTACGTGTCGTTCGAGGAGGCGGACAAGCCGGGCGTCGCGACTCCTGACGCCGACGACCCGGACGACTCCGACCCCGACGACGACCTCGAGGACGCGGCCGAGGACGAGATCGACTACGTCCTCGCCGCCTACCGCGAGGACGGCCAGCTGCACGTCCAGGCGCTGGACGACGAGCTCGCCAACGACCTCGACGGCCTGATCGACCAGCTCCGGCGCCTGCCGGGCGACGCCGGTGCCCTCGGCTTCGTGAGCCTGGTCGACGAGGTGTTCGTGGTCCTGCGGGTCCGGGGCCAGCACGTGCAGGCGATCCTGTCGGACTCGGCGGCCGCGGCCGACTTCCCGATCGCGCACGACGTGCTCGACTTCCTCGGCGAGGACCTCGACCTCGACCAGCTCGACGACGAGGACGGCGAGCTCGTGGGTGACCTCGAGATGCTGGCGGACCTCGGGCTGAGCGAGTTCGACCTCAGCCGGATCGTCGACGACCTCGACCTGGGCAGCGACCAGATGCTCGGCACCATCGCCGACCGCATCAACATCAACCCCGACTTCTCGCGGGCGACCGAGGCGGCGTTCCGGGACTGA
- a CDS encoding zinc-dependent alcohol dehydrogenase: MRAFVVTGPGRGEVQEVPAPVAAPGLVVVDVERAGVCGTDAELFSGEMAYLETGEARYPLRLGHEWCGRVSAVGADVDAAWLGRRVTGDTMLGCGHCRRCTSGRQHLCADRHEIGVRNGWPGALAEQLPVPASALVALPDGLDPVLGALVEPAGNALRSVRAAALEPGARVLVLGPGTIGLLVAQVARAEGAEVHLLGPDDRFRALATTLGFEQLWTSATLDRGVAFDAVVDASNDARLPALAVELVEPGGHVVLVGLSGRESRLDSRSVVLKDVTVTGVLSASGGLEGAARLFAEGRVDPRPLVAATVGLEEVADVLAGTRPAGAGPGPKVHVDPRA, encoded by the coding sequence TTGCGCGCGTTCGTCGTCACCGGGCCGGGGCGGGGCGAGGTGCAGGAGGTCCCGGCACCCGTGGCCGCCCCGGGGCTGGTGGTGGTCGACGTCGAGCGCGCCGGCGTGTGCGGCACCGACGCCGAGCTGTTCTCGGGCGAGATGGCCTACCTCGAGACCGGAGAGGCGCGCTACCCGCTGCGCCTCGGGCACGAGTGGTGCGGCCGCGTCAGCGCCGTCGGTGCGGACGTGGACGCCGCCTGGCTCGGTCGCCGCGTCACGGGCGACACCATGCTCGGCTGCGGGCACTGCCGGCGCTGCACGTCCGGGCGCCAGCACCTGTGCGCCGACCGCCACGAGATCGGGGTCCGGAACGGCTGGCCCGGGGCGCTGGCGGAGCAGCTCCCGGTGCCCGCGTCCGCCCTCGTCGCCCTGCCGGACGGGCTCGACCCCGTGCTCGGCGCCCTGGTCGAGCCGGCCGGCAACGCGCTGCGCAGCGTCCGGGCGGCCGCCCTGGAGCCCGGCGCGCGGGTGCTCGTCCTCGGACCGGGCACCATCGGGCTGCTCGTGGCGCAGGTCGCCCGCGCCGAGGGCGCCGAGGTCCACCTGCTCGGCCCGGACGACCGGTTCCGGGCGCTCGCGACCACCCTCGGCTTCGAGCAGCTCTGGACCAGCGCGACGCTGGACCGCGGCGTGGCGTTCGACGCCGTGGTCGACGCGTCGAACGACGCCCGCCTGCCCGCGCTCGCGGTGGAGCTCGTCGAGCCGGGCGGGCACGTCGTGCTCGTCGGTCTCTCGGGTCGCGAGAGCCGGCTCGACTCCCGGTCCGTCGTGCTCAAGGACGTGACGGTCACCGGTGTCCTCAGCGCCTCCGGAGGGCTCGAGGGTGCCGCCCGGCTCTTCGCCGAGGGCCGCGTCGACCCGCGACCGCTCGTCGCGGCGACCGTCGGGCTCGAGGAGGTCGCCGACGTCCTCGCGGGCACCCGCCCGGCCGGTGCGGGCCCCGGCCCGAAGGTCCACGTCGACCCGCGCGCCTGA
- the upp gene encoding uracil phosphoribosyltransferase codes for MDVTVIDHPLVAHKLTALRDVETDSPTFRRLTEELVTLLAYEATREVRVTPTTVQTPVAPADGVRLALPKPLVVPILRAGLGMLEGMTRLVPTAEVGFVGMVRNEETLEPSTYAERLPEDLSGRQCYVLDPMLATGGTLAAAVRFLVDRGADHITCICLLAAPEGIERLTQLLDDLHVPCTLVLAGLDERLNEKGYIVPGLGDAGDRLYGVV; via the coding sequence GTGGATGTCACGGTCATCGACCACCCCCTCGTCGCGCACAAGCTGACGGCCCTGCGCGACGTGGAGACGGACTCGCCGACCTTCCGTCGCCTGACCGAGGAGCTCGTCACGCTCCTCGCGTACGAGGCGACGCGGGAGGTGCGGGTCACCCCGACGACGGTGCAGACCCCGGTCGCCCCGGCCGACGGGGTCAGGCTCGCGCTGCCCAAGCCGCTCGTCGTGCCGATCCTGCGGGCCGGGCTCGGGATGCTCGAGGGCATGACCCGGCTGGTCCCGACCGCCGAGGTCGGCTTCGTGGGCATGGTGCGCAACGAGGAGACCCTCGAGCCGTCCACGTACGCGGAGCGCCTGCCCGAGGACCTCAGCGGGCGCCAGTGCTACGTCCTCGACCCGATGCTGGCGACCGGCGGCACGCTCGCCGCCGCGGTCCGCTTCCTCGTCGACCGGGGCGCCGACCACATCACCTGCATCTGCCTGCTCGCCGCGCCCGAGGGCATCGAGCGGCTGACGCAGCTGCTCGACGACCTGCACGTGCCCTGCACCCTGGTCCTGGCCGGCCTCGACGAGCGGCTCAACGAGAAGGGCTACATCGTCCCCGGGCTGGGCGACGCGGGCGACCGCCTGTACGGGGTGGTGTGA
- a CDS encoding SDR family NAD(P)-dependent oxidoreductase yields MLAEAGGRPVAVVTGVSSGIGEAVARRLLDDGWAVTGISRRRPAFESAHLTWLQADLLDPAAVDAVAARAPDPDAVVHAAGVLRSAPLGSLDPDALATMWRLHVDVPSRLVDALAGRLADGGRVVLIGSRTSVGTAGKSQYAATKAAQEALSRSWAIELAPRQVTVNVVAPGPTRTAMLDDPGRSGTPPQVPSLGRFVEPSEVAALVAFLLGPDGRSITGQRLVVCGGASL; encoded by the coding sequence ATGCTCGCCGAAGCGGGCGGCCGGCCCGTCGCCGTGGTCACCGGCGTCAGCTCCGGGATCGGCGAGGCGGTCGCGCGCCGCCTGCTCGACGACGGCTGGGCCGTCACGGGGATCAGCCGGCGCCGGCCCGCGTTCGAGTCGGCCCACCTGACCTGGCTGCAGGCCGACCTGCTCGACCCGGCGGCGGTGGACGCCGTGGCCGCACGGGCGCCGGACCCGGACGCCGTGGTGCACGCGGCGGGGGTCCTGAGGTCCGCCCCGCTCGGCTCCCTGGACCCCGACGCGCTCGCGACCATGTGGCGGCTCCACGTCGACGTCCCGAGCCGGCTGGTGGACGCGCTGGCGGGACGCCTGGCCGACGGCGGACGGGTGGTCCTCATCGGCAGCCGGACGAGCGTGGGCACCGCCGGCAAGAGCCAGTACGCCGCGACGAAGGCCGCCCAGGAGGCCCTGAGTCGCTCCTGGGCGATCGAGCTGGCGCCGCGGCAGGTCACGGTGAACGTGGTCGCCCCCGGACCGACCCGTACGGCCATGCTCGACGACCCGGGCCGCTCCGGGACACCGCCGCAGGTCCCCAGCCTCGGCCGCTTCGTCGAACCGTCCGAGGTCGCTGCGCTCGTCGCCTTCCTGCTCGGGCCCGACGGCCGGTCCATCACGGGCCAGCGGCTCGTCGTCTGCGGGGGTGCGTCGCTGTGA
- a CDS encoding four-carbon acid sugar kinase family protein — MRPPVLGLVADDLTGAGDSAVGFAAAGWTAVLALRATRLRQPVAAGPVVLAVSTATRATSDDEAAVRTAEAVDALVAAGAERLYVKIDSTVRGSVAGQVDGALSAWERHRPGARAVVCPAFPALGRTVEAGEVLVAGSPLARSAAALDPVTPREDGHLSRLVRDAVRDVDGHLLGAPGSRLVADARDETDLDRLARRVDALGPELVVVGSGGLAAALGRAWSVPRLRPVPAPVGGRVLVAVSSLHPAALDQVGWLRARGEAGVDVLTTAPEVGDPVVAARDLAARVADSLTTRSYDALVLVGGDGAAAVLDLLDADGIDVDGAAVPGCPTGSLTGGPADGLRLVTKSGGFGVASALEAIVRTLRHPTPSPAHPGSDHPDAGPRPTPKEAR; from the coding sequence GTGAGGCCCCCGGTGCTCGGGCTCGTGGCGGACGACCTCACAGGGGCCGGCGACTCGGCCGTGGGGTTCGCGGCCGCCGGCTGGACGGCGGTCCTCGCCCTCCGTGCCACCCGGCTCCGGCAGCCGGTCGCCGCAGGTCCCGTCGTGCTCGCGGTCAGCACCGCGACCCGCGCGACCTCCGACGACGAGGCGGCCGTCCGGACCGCCGAGGCCGTCGACGCGCTCGTGGCCGCCGGGGCCGAGCGTCTGTACGTCAAGATCGACTCGACCGTCCGCGGCTCGGTGGCCGGCCAGGTCGACGGCGCCCTGTCCGCCTGGGAACGTCACCGGCCAGGAGCCCGGGCCGTGGTCTGCCCCGCCTTCCCCGCCCTGGGGCGGACCGTGGAGGCCGGGGAAGTCCTCGTGGCGGGGTCGCCGCTCGCCCGCTCCGCGGCCGCGCTCGACCCGGTGACCCCGCGGGAGGACGGCCACCTCTCGAGGCTCGTCCGCGACGCGGTGCGCGACGTCGACGGCCACCTCCTCGGCGCGCCCGGCTCCCGCCTCGTCGCCGACGCCCGGGACGAGACCGACCTCGACCGCCTCGCCCGGCGGGTCGACGCCCTCGGCCCCGAGCTGGTGGTCGTCGGATCGGGCGGCCTGGCCGCCGCGCTCGGCCGCGCCTGGTCCGTCCCCCGGCTCCGACCCGTGCCCGCCCCGGTCGGCGGACGGGTGCTGGTCGCCGTGAGCTCGCTCCACCCCGCCGCCCTCGACCAGGTCGGGTGGCTGCGGGCCCGGGGAGAGGCCGGGGTCGACGTGCTGACCACCGCCCCCGAGGTGGGCGACCCCGTCGTCGCCGCCCGTGACCTGGCCGCCCGGGTGGCCGACTCCCTGACCACGCGGTCGTACGACGCCCTGGTCCTCGTCGGCGGGGACGGCGCCGCCGCCGTCCTCGACCTCCTCGACGCGGACGGCATCGACGTGGACGGCGCCGCCGTCCCCGGCTGCCCGACGGGCTCCCTAACCGGCGGGCCGGCCGACGGGCTCCGGCTCGTCACCAAGTCGGGGGGCTTCGGCGTGGCGTCGGCCCTCGAGGCGATCGTCCGCACCCTGCGCCACCCCACGCCCTCACCGGCACACCCCGGCTCCGACCACCCCGACGCCGGACCCCGGCCGACCCCGAAAGAAGCACGATGA